Proteins from a genomic interval of Pseudophryne corroboree isolate aPseCor3 chromosome 4, aPseCor3.hap2, whole genome shotgun sequence:
- the LOC134910937 gene encoding putative nuclease HARBI1: MSIFIAAEALPPQPTPALPPQPPAPQPQPAPHQPRQRRRARPPIFRPRVLLFGMPDDVVVRRYRLPPHLILDTLSIIESDLESEIRYPTAIPPLTQFLAVLHFLATGSYQHVVGDLVGMSQGQFSKVLRCVCQAFLKRVKQFIAMPLDVGALDVVKRQFEEGGSRFPHVIGVVDGTHVAIQPPKHNEEIYRNRKLFHSLNVMVVCGPSLQILSLNAKFTGSSHDAYVIRQSGIWHRLRSSQRADMWLLGDRGYPCTPWLMTPYRNPRPGPQTAFNSALTATRQLVERTIGVLKGRFRVLHRTGGDIMYSPEMASKLVVLCAILHNIAVRSSVELPQTEELPDEEPGVVRHFGGGSVTRRGSQVRASIVAEYFRYSVFILSVLTKLKAQYAYVLFVMLTFCLIL; the protein is encoded by the exons atgtcaatatttatcgcagccgaagccctacctccccaacccacgccagcactcccaccccaaccgccagccccacaaccacaaccggctcctcatcaaccaaggcaacggaggcgtgctagaccaccaattttccgaccccgtgtcctactttttgggatgccagatgatgtggttgtacgtagatacaggctgccaccacatctaatcctagacactctctccataatagagagtgatctggagtctgaaattcggtatcctacagcaataccaccattgacacaattccttgctgtgttacattttttggctacaggctcttatcagcatgtggtaggagacctggttggcatgtcgcagggccagttcagtaaggtcctgcggtgtgtctgccaggctttcctaaagcgtgtgaagcaatttattgctatgcctttggatgttggtgccctagatgtggtgaagcggcaatttgaggaaggtggtagtcgcttcccacatgttattggggttgtggatggcacacatgtagctattcagccaccaaaacataatgaagaaatttatagaaacaggaaactgtttcattctctgaatgtaatggttgtttgtgggccatccctccagatcctttccctgaatgcaaagtttactggaagttcccatgatgcgtatgtcattagacaatcagggatatggcacagattaagatcaagtcaacgagcagacatgtggttattgg gagaccgtggatatccttgcaccccctggctcatgactccttaccgtaatcccaggccaggaccacagacggcatttaactccgcgcttactgccactaggcagcttgtggagcgcacaattggggtccttaaagggcggtttcgtgtgctccaccgcactggtggcgacatcatgtattcgccggagatggcaagtaaactagtggttctgtgcgctatactacacaatatcgcggtaaggagtagcgtagagcttcctcagacagaggaattgcctgatgaggagccaggggttgttcgacacttcggtggggggagtgttacacggagggggagccaagtcagggcaagcattgttgcggaatatttcaggtatagtgtttttatattatctGTTTTAACCAAATtaaaagcacagtatgcttatgtattatttgtaatgttgacattttgtttgatattgtaa